The genomic interval ACTTTACCATGAAATATAATCATTACATCAGGGGAGTCCAAACCTTCTCCATTTTGATACTTTCATTTTTTCAatatttataacattttttttacctttgggtCTCCCCTTAAGTTTGGTTtctgtcataaaaatgttcaaaataagtcttttttaaaaaaaattttaatgttTAAAACTCTAGTTCAACTTCAGATCGATTTGTCgacaaagtaatttttttttcaatgttttttttaatggtaaaagtaGTAAACAAGCAATATTTTAGCCAATAAaactttcaaagtggaatatttgatgtcatgtaattggagccttcaatggatcaataattcataacaacattgacgttttattttttaggatttttttgagcaatgacagtttaaaaaaacaacaaacactaAAAATGTGAGtgtcaaaataagtcatacattttttttaaaatttatattcaatgtaaatatgaataataatttataaataataaatacattttttttatgtttaaggcCCTTTTagcaaaaccctgttttttaatttcatatatatatatatatatatatatatatatatatatatatatatatatatatatatatatatatatatatatatatatatgtgtgtgaataatgaatttattattaaaaaaaataaatattcggAAAAAAGgctccagtaacaaatgtgtccgcatcattcaacctaaTGCATCATGAGCTTTAACTTTACGAATTATTGTGACCATTTCAACTTAAAGAAAGCATAAGTTCGTTCCAGACAGTTGATAATAAACAGGTTAGCGTTTTTagtaatacatttaaatatatattaaaaaaaataaaaacatttatatatatatatatactatgtgtatatatatatatatatatatatatactgtgtgtatatatatatatatatatatatatatatatatatatatatatatatatatatatatatatatatatatatatatatatatatatatatgaataatgatttttgttttatcataattttttgtttttaaatataaggAAAAAAGgttccagtaacaaatgtgtccgcatcattcaacctaatgcatcatgagcttaacttcatgaattattgggACCCCTAGGtgtcaacaaaaaaacattaccactctacttcaactgaaagacagcataaatccattccagacggttaataaagAGGTtagtatttaaaataaataaataaataaagtaaaatatatattgaaaaaacaaacaaacaaacaaacaaaaaaatataaagatgattaaatgaatgatgatttttttttaacataaggaAAAAAAGgctccagtaacaaatgtgtccgcatcattcaatctaCTGCATCATGTGCTTAActttatgaattattgtgaccacttggtgtcaccaaaaaacaattaccactctactTCAACTTAAACAAAGCATACGTCCATTCCGGACAGTTGATAATACAGaggttagtgtttttttaaataaattaaaacatatattgaaaaaacaaacatatatacatacatatatacatacatacatacatacatacatacatacatacatacatacatacatacatacatacatacatacatacatacatacatacatacatacatacatacatacatacatacatatatatatatatatatatatatatatatatatatatatatatatatatatatatatatatatatatatatatatatatatatatatatatatacatatatatatatatatatatatacacacatatatatatatatatacatatacatatatatatatatatatatatatatatatacatatacatatacatatacatatatatatatatacatatacgtatatatatatatatatatatatatatatatatacatatatatatatatatatatatatatacgtatatatatatatatatatatatatatatatatatatatatatatatatatatatatatatatatatatatatatatatatatatatatatatatatatatatatatatatacgtatattcccacttctctgtgagggcTTTGAGtacctaataatagaaaagcgcgatataaaatctaatccattattattataatacatatatatatattttttatatacatatacacatacatacatacatatatatatatattataatagttttttttaatcataattttttgttttcaaacaaaacccctaggtgtcaccaaaagaaaaataccactctacttcaacttaaagacagcataagtccattccagacggttaataaacAGGTTAGTGTTCTTTCtttaataaatgaaaatatatattgaaaaaacaaacaaaaatgaatatatatatatatatatacacataatgatGAAATGAATAatgatttttgttttaaatataacaaaataaggtTCCAGTAACaattgtgtccgcatcattccacttactgcctcatgagcttaacttcaggACTTATTGTGACCAcgaggtgtcaccaaaaaacttCAActgaaagacagcataagtccattccagacggttgatAATAAACAGGTTAGTATTTTCCATAGCTGCCATTGttgtgtttgactcatttcacttggtcAATCCTTGTCTAACATTCCACACCACTAAATAATACAAGTATAATTCCTGCTGATCAGCCAACACATCAGTATCATACCGGAAGTGACCACCCCTAGTCCTCGCATTAGTTTAGCGgtgtcaagttaactttcagtttcgatactgGTAATGATGAGAGGTGCAGTACCTTCTTGTCCGTCATGGATCCATCTGGCTGGAGTCTGAAGCTGCCAACGTTGATGGTCTTCTTGGGGTCCACTTGGCTGATGGAGTGCTTTAATTCATCCACAACCGCACGGCATGCTGGGAAAATATGATCATAGTATCATGAGAAGGTTTGAAAACACACATTGCTCCCTAGATGATGTCATTACGTTGCACATGTTGCTCCCTAGATGATGTCATTACGTTGCACATGTTGCTCCCTAGATGATGTCATTACGTTGCACATGTTGCTCCCTAGATGATGTCATTACGTTGCACATGTTGTAAACAATCCAAATAATGTCATGTAAACAcatcaaatgtttattatttatcattatgttCAACATGTTGTAAACAATCAAAATAATGTGTCATGTAAAcatataaatgtttattattcatCGTTATGTTCCACAGGTTGTAAACAATCCAAATAATGTCATGTAAACAcatcaaatgtttattttttattattatgttgCACATGTTGTAAACAATCCAAATAATGTCATGTAAACAcatcaaatgtttattatttatcattatgttAAACATGTTGTAAACAATCAAAATAATGTGTCATGTAAACAcatcaaatgtttattatttatcattatgttCCACATGTTGTAAACAATCCAAATAATGTCATGTAAACAcatcaaatgtttattatttatcattatgttGCACATGTTGTAAACAATCAAAAAAGTAGGTCAGTTGGACGAAAAAAAATACCTCAGCTTGATTCCCGCTGCTCATTTCCTCACCTTAACGGCGTGTGGTCTCTTATTATATAGCAGCGTTGTCTGAGTCTCCCTTGTGTTTCTGTTGTACATGAGTCATGCCTCTTATGGCTGAGAATCTTTGGGTACCTAAAGAACTGACCCAATTCTGATTCCTGGGGGTGACGATTCGAATCAACACGATTCTTTGATTCAAATCGATTCTtgcaatgtacaaaccccgtttccatatgagttgggaaattgtgttagatgtaaatataaacggaatgcaatgatttgcaaatccttttcaacccatattcagttgaatatgctacaaagacaacatatttgatgttcaaactgataaacactctactatgcaaagcgaaagccatttatcaacaacacccagaaacgccgccggcttctctggggccgagatcatctaagatggactcaaggaaagtggaaaagtgttctgtggtctgacgagtccacgtttcaaattgtttttggaaatattcgacatcgtgtcatccggaccaaaggggaagcgaaccatccagactgttatcgacgcaaagtgtaaaaggcagcatgtgtgatggtatgggggtgcattagtgcccaaggcatgggtaacttacacatctgtgaaggcaccattaatgctgaaaggtacatacagcttttggaacaacatatgctgccatctaagcgccgtctttttcatggacgcccctgcttatttcagcaagacaatgccaagccacattcagcacgtatatatatacacatacacacatatatatatacacacacacacatatatatatatatatacacatacacacatatatatatacacacacacacatatatatatatatatatatatatatatatatatatatatatatatatatatatatatatatatatatatatatatatatatatatatacacacacacacatatatatatatatatatatatatatatatatatatatatatatatatatatatgtgtatgtatatatatatatacacacatatatatatatgtgtgtatatatatatatatacatacacatatgtgtatgtatgtatatatatatatatatatatatatatgtgtgtgtgtgtatatatatatatatacatacacatatatatatgtgtgtatgtatatatatatatatatacatacacatatatatatgtgtgtatgtatatatatatatgtatatatatatatatatatatatatatatatatatatatatgtgtatatatatatatatgtatatatatatatatatatatatacatatatatacacatttatatgcgtatgtatatatatatatatacatacacacatatatatatgtgtatgtatatatatatatatatatacacacacacgtacatatatatatatatatatatacatacatacacatatgtgtatgtatatatatatatatatacacacatatatatatatacatacatacccatatatatatgtgtgtatgtatgtatatatatattaatatatatatatatatatatgtatatgtatatatatatatatatatatatatatatatatatatatatatatatatatatatatatatatatatatgcacactatatatgtatatatatacattatatatatacatatatacattatatattatatataatatatatatatatagtatagtaccgcgatactaataaatcctattcggtactataccgcctctaaaaagtaccggtacttactactaaaaacaagttgtctagtatgttcactattttatttaaggacaaacttgcaataataaacatacgtttcatgtaccctaagatttttttgttaaaataatggcaataatggcattttttgtggtcccctttatttagaaaagtatcgaagagTATCGaagagtaccgaaaagtatcgaaacacagtttggtaccggtaccaaaatattgatatcgggacaacactaatacatatatatacacgtgtgtgtatatatatatatatatatatatatatataatatatatatatatatatatatatatatatatatatatatatatatatatatgtatacatctatactCAACTGATGTGAGCGACCGGCGGCGCTACTCGAaatgagattatcatcacacctcAACCACTCTAACGGGTAAAccgatttaaggctatataaataaacattgattgattgattgataaacactGCCATTTCCACCACGTTTCTGACTACTTGGTTCCTACCTGAGCAGTAGAGCGTTTGGTCCCGCTTCGCCTGGCAGCAGCAGATGAAGACGAccatcaacatcatcaacatcatcatcatgtccACCATGCATGGCGCCATGTTTACCTGTGAAGACTGACAGCCAAaatacttagacaaactttattgatccacatgggaaattataataaatatattataatacaCCACACAGACATATTGATCACATATACGGACATATTGCATCATATAtgaagtgaataaataaatacatgtgtttGTAATTAGCAAAATGGCGTCATATGACGTCAATGGCGTCATATGACGTCATCACCTGTTGCTATGTGGCACAAAAGGTAAATAAACGTGTAGATATGCGAAGTTCCTTTACTTCAGGGGTGTCTAAATGATATTAACGCCGAAATAATTTAATTTCACTATCTAAAATTAATTTTGAAGAGGGGGAAATAAATGTAAACTTTATATAGACACCGAATTAATCcagttagcattgttagcatcaCATTAGTCAGCGAAATAAAGCTAGCTTGATAAGTTAGCATTGTTATTATTCACATTTCACCATTTTTAACCCGAGTTTCACGCAAgttaaaagtgtcttttttcccccGCCGGCGCCGAGCTTGTCTTACCTGGCGAGCGGCTgaggccacaggtgtcaaataGTACTTTAAGTGGAGTATTTACAAAGTGTTTGTGTGGTGTTTACCTGCTTTAAACTTCACAATAGCGACGAAGTCAGGTTACATTCACGCCGGTGTGAGCGCGCTACTTCCGCTTGACTTTCAAACTAAACGAAAGTGACAGGTGGAAAGATGTCAGTTGCTTTGTCGAGCGGCCAAAAACAGCACAAAAACGTTTTCATTAtaattttaatgacaaaaaacacGTTTACTGTTAAAATGAACAATACTTCGCTTCGATACAAACAACTCTATTTTTTATATTGAAAGCACAATTACCTCACTTCCTGTTGTGCAACACATACTGCCTTCTAGTTTGACAAGGTGATGTTGACGTGCAGGGTTGTCGCCGAGCCACGTTCCTTCTGGAACAACCAATCAGCATTCACCTCTTGGCTCATTTGCATAACACCTTACCTGTATTGTGTGtgaacacatacattatatataacaataacacAATGATAGATTAATAAATGCATAaaattaagttacatttaaccaaatattgtaataattgtatatatatctatatatatctatatatacaactaaatattgtaaaaaaacattttatatatatacataactaaatattgtaaaaaatatacGTTACCTGTAGTAttgtaacataacaataacaaagATGAGAGACTAATAAATCTATAAAATCAAGTTACATTTAACTACATAttgtaataattatatatatatatatatatatatatatatatatatatatatatatatatatatatatatatatatatatatatatatgtatatatatatatatatatatgtatatatatatatatatatatatatatatatatatacatatatatata from Entelurus aequoreus isolate RoL-2023_Sb linkage group LG14, RoL_Eaeq_v1.1, whole genome shotgun sequence carries:
- the LOC133664769 gene encoding protein canopy-1-like; protein product: MAPCMVDMMMMLMMLMVVFICCCQAKRDQTLYCSACRAVVDELKHSISQVDPKKTINVGSFRLQPDGSMTDKKMQSRSKNSDNRDSYQEDFDFVNRRRCN